One Pseudomonas rhizophila DNA window includes the following coding sequences:
- the rbbA gene encoding ribosome-associated ATPase/putative transporter RbbA — protein sequence MSATAGEALHASGLEHRYGQHVALSEIAFSLPAGTRCGLIGPDGAGKSSLLGLIAGVKKLQHGQLDVLGASIDDRRHRKTLYRRIAFMPQGLGGNLYPDLSIGENIRFFGTLFGLSRAECEQRMGTLLLATDLQRFADRPAGKLSGGMKQKLGLCCALIHEPDLLILDEPTTGVDPLSRRRFWELIESVRRQRPQLTLLVATAYMEEAEQFEHCLMLDNGRLIAKGLSAELAKVTPDGKLDSAFTHFQGGSGHDAEPLVIPPRTANTTDIAIQAHDLTLRFGDFTAVDNVSFAIGRGEIFGFLGSNGCGKTTTMKVLTGLIPASEGSARLLGNPVNAKDLATRKRVGFMSQSFSLYGELSVRQNLELHAKLFDLPTTDSRQRIDELIQRFNLQELADQTSGALPLGLRQRLSLAVAVLHRPEVLILDEPTSGVDPAARDDFWRLLIELSREQGVTIFLSTHFMNEAQRCDRISLMHAGKVLACDTPAALQAQFSGQTLEAAFVTCLENAQGETQQDAAPVTLENAGAPRDRRGLSLGRLWAVASREGKELLRDKVRMAFALLGALFMMVVFGFGISLDVEKLAFAVYDQDQSPQSRAYLEAFRSSRYFEERPIIRDAKELHRRLQRSEIKLALEIPPGFGRDLYAGRQPTVGAWLDGGIPFRAETSRNYVQAVHQGNLEQLAESSSRAPTRQPSAKLETRFRYNQDVVSVNAIGPGVMALILAFIPAMLTALGIVREKELGSITNFYATPLTRLEFLLGKQVPYLAVSLINLALLTAMNRWLFGVPFKGSALTLALGGLLYVLATTSMGLLISAFTRTQIAAILGTMIITSLPTIQFSGLIVPRSSLDGAASVMGQLFPAGHFLDIAVGTFTKALDLRQLWPQCLALFGFFLGFTGLSLIMLKKQEA from the coding sequence CGGCGCCTCGATTGACGATCGACGCCATCGCAAGACTCTCTACCGACGCATTGCCTTCATGCCCCAAGGGTTGGGGGGCAACCTTTACCCGGACCTGTCGATAGGCGAGAACATTCGGTTCTTCGGCACATTGTTCGGGCTATCGCGAGCAGAATGCGAACAACGCATGGGGACCTTGCTGCTGGCCACCGATCTGCAGCGTTTTGCCGACCGTCCGGCAGGCAAACTGTCCGGCGGCATGAAACAAAAGCTCGGCCTGTGTTGTGCGCTGATCCATGAACCGGACCTGCTGATTCTCGACGAACCCACCACGGGCGTGGACCCGCTGTCCCGGCGACGCTTCTGGGAACTGATAGAAAGCGTGCGTCGGCAAAGACCGCAACTGACCCTGCTGGTCGCCACGGCATATATGGAAGAGGCCGAGCAATTCGAGCACTGCCTGATGCTCGACAACGGTCGCTTGATCGCCAAGGGCTTGAGTGCGGAGCTGGCCAAGGTCACCCCGGACGGCAAGCTCGATTCGGCCTTCACCCACTTCCAGGGCGGCAGCGGCCATGACGCCGAACCGCTGGTGATCCCCCCCAGGACCGCCAACACTACCGACATTGCCATCCAAGCCCACGATCTCACCTTGCGCTTCGGCGATTTCACCGCCGTCGATAACGTCAGCTTCGCGATTGGTCGCGGTGAAATCTTTGGCTTCCTGGGTTCCAACGGTTGCGGCAAGACCACCACCATGAAGGTGCTGACCGGACTGATCCCCGCCAGCGAAGGCAGTGCCCGGCTGCTGGGTAACCCGGTCAACGCCAAGGACCTCGCCACCCGCAAGCGGGTGGGTTTCATGTCCCAGAGCTTTTCGCTCTACGGCGAACTGAGCGTGCGCCAAAACCTGGAGCTGCACGCCAAGCTGTTCGATCTGCCCACTACAGACAGCCGCCAGCGCATCGATGAGCTTATCCAGCGCTTCAATCTCCAGGAACTGGCGGACCAAACGTCCGGGGCGCTACCACTGGGCCTGCGGCAGCGCCTGTCCCTGGCGGTGGCGGTTTTGCATCGCCCGGAAGTACTGATCCTCGACGAGCCGACCTCAGGCGTCGATCCGGCCGCGCGGGATGATTTCTGGCGACTGTTGATCGAGTTGTCTCGCGAGCAAGGTGTGACGATTTTTCTTTCCACGCACTTCATGAACGAGGCCCAGCGCTGCGATCGCATTTCGCTGATGCACGCCGGCAAGGTCCTGGCCTGCGACACGCCAGCGGCCTTGCAAGCGCAGTTCAGCGGTCAGACGCTGGAAGCCGCGTTCGTCACCTGCCTGGAAAACGCCCAGGGCGAAACGCAGCAAGACGCCGCCCCAGTGACCCTTGAGAACGCCGGCGCGCCCCGGGACCGGCGCGGCCTGAGCCTCGGTCGCCTGTGGGCCGTCGCCAGCCGGGAGGGCAAGGAGTTGCTGCGCGACAAAGTGCGGATGGCATTCGCCCTGCTGGGGGCATTGTTCATGATGGTGGTCTTCGGCTTCGGTATTTCCCTCGACGTGGAGAAACTGGCCTTCGCCGTGTATGACCAGGATCAGAGCCCGCAAAGCCGTGCCTACCTGGAGGCGTTCCGCAGCTCGCGCTACTTCGAAGAACGACCGATAATCCGCGATGCAAAGGAGCTACACCGACGCTTGCAGCGCTCGGAGATCAAGCTGGCCCTGGAAATCCCCCCCGGCTTCGGTCGAGACCTCTACGCCGGCCGCCAACCGACAGTGGGCGCCTGGTTGGATGGCGGCATACCGTTTCGGGCCGAGACCAGTCGCAACTACGTCCAGGCGGTGCACCAGGGCAACCTTGAGCAACTGGCTGAATCCAGCAGTCGCGCGCCCACCCGGCAACCCAGCGCGAAGCTGGAGACACGCTTTCGTTATAACCAGGACGTGGTCAGCGTCAACGCCATCGGCCCAGGGGTCATGGCGCTGATCCTCGCATTCATTCCGGCCATGTTGACGGCGCTGGGCATCGTGCGGGAAAAGGAACTGGGCTCGATCACCAACTTCTACGCTACGCCGCTGACCCGCCTGGAGTTCCTGCTGGGTAAACAAGTGCCCTACCTGGCGGTAAGCCTGATCAACCTGGCCCTGCTGACCGCGATGAACCGCTGGCTGTTTGGCGTGCCATTCAAGGGCAGCGCCCTGACGCTGGCGTTGGGCGGCCTGCTCTATGTGCTGGCGACCACCAGCATGGGGCTGTTGATCTCGGCATTCACCCGCACCCAGATCGCCGCGATCCTCGGCACCATGATCATCACCAGCCTCCCGACCATCCAGTTCTCAGGGCTGATCGTGCCGCGCTCATCCCTGGACGGTGCAGCCTCGGTGATGGGCCAGCTGTTTCCCGCCGGGCACTTCCTCGACATCGCCGTCGGCACCTTCACCAAGGCCCTTGATCTGCGCCAGCTATGGCCACAATGCCTGGCGTTGTTCGGGTTTTTCCTGGGCTTCACCGGGCTCAGCCTGATCATGCTGAAGAAGCAGGAGGCCTGA